Proteins encoded in a region of the Dreissena polymorpha isolate Duluth1 chromosome 6, UMN_Dpol_1.0, whole genome shotgun sequence genome:
- the LOC127835106 gene encoding uncharacterized protein LOC127835106 isoform X1 gives MWNLVLCGISGILLGLLISMERSKYYSDETLLERVNRNELLLKGALEKLTETNAKVENTFMKLKEVNADAEIKLNNVINIMEIKRHETLVRIKEVNADAEVKLNNAINNMEIKRQDTLVRIKEVNADADAKINNTIKLLEMKRQATLERIQEVTADAEVKLNNAIQNLEIKGQDLEKKVEAFIHSVTVEDNAAYFNSLVIQTDNELKAKTRYFDQTVGAFIESASQNEYRAVTDKKSAVLLLVKRSAGEFDIMKAHAPLINFQAVLDLSDDSHYSTNDAFEFKNVLANAGGGYNPATGLFTAPVAGVYIFTVQHCPYYHGDAGFEIVQEGRALKRSIHKSWGKFTICVNMQIVSKVAEGDRVWVRSTYYDSIKYPDDIRWHSFSGLLIHSMEK, from the exons ATGTGGAATTTAGTTTTATGCGGCATATCAGGAATATTGTTAGGGTTATTGATTTCTATGGAGCGCTCTAAATATTACTCCGATGAAACATTGCTGGAAAGAGTGAACAGAAACGAGTTGTTACTGAAAGGCGCATTGGAAAAATTAACTGAAACCAATGCAAAAGTTGAAAACACTTTTATGAAATTAAAGGAAGTCAATGCTGATGCCGAGATTAAGCTTAATAATGTCATAAACATTATGGAAATAAAGAGACATGAAACTTTGGTGCGAATAAAGGAAGTCAACGCTGATGCCGAGGTTAAGCTTAATAATGCCATTAACAATATGGAAATAAAGAGACAGGACACTTTGGTGCGAATAAAAGAAGTAAACGCTGATGCCGATGCTAAGATTAATAATACCATAAAACTTTTGGAAATGAAAAGACAGGCCACTTTGGAGAGAATACAGGAAGTCACTGCTGATGCCGAAGTTAAGCTTAATAATGCCATACAAAATTTGGAAATAAAGGGACAGGATCTTGAGAAAAAGGTGGAAGCATTCATTCACTCTGTAACAGTTGAAGACAATGCAGCTTATTTCAATTCACTCGTGATCCAAACTGATAATGAACTAAAGGCAAAAACACGATATTTCGATCAAACGGTTGGTGCTTTCATCGAATCTGCTTCACAGAATGAATATCGGGCTGTTACTGATAAGAAATCTGCAGTACTGTTACTTGTTAAAAGGTCCGCCGGTGAATTCGATATTATGAAAG CACATGCACCGCTCATTAATTTTCAAGCTGTACTTGATTTGAGTGACGATAGCCATTATTCAACCAACGACGCTTTCGAGTTCAAAAACGTTTTGGCCAACGCTGGTGGAGGCTATAATCCTGCAACTGGACTCTTCACGGCTCCTGTAGCTGGAGTGTACATCTTCACTGTGCAACATTGTCCATACTATCACGGCGATGCCGGGTTTGAAATCGTTCAGGAAGGCAGGGCGTTAAAGAGATCAATTCACAAAAGCTGGGGCAAGTTCACAATTTGTGTCAACATGCAGATTGTCTCTAAGGTTGCCGAGGGAGATAGAGTCTGGGTGCGATCAACATATTATGACAGTATTAAATATCCGGATGACATTCGTTGGCACAGCTTTTCTGGTCTGTTAATTCATTCAATGGAGAAGTGA
- the LOC127835110 gene encoding protein MIS12 homolog isoform X1, which yields MAENTKQTQPISGLDIHVGTEEGELSTTEDEYCVQYFGFHPQTFMNGMYNTMCGNLQDARTTLNDAILSTFRDTVSPTELEEVSFCQGQIAIDRLNTKFDKAELYLNTNVFNIPSNIVLPEDQVHTDNPMSPGDMAALDQQIKTVTDKIIAVKYANSVLQDRLQEIESLQEQLDKTVTSMDKVYVTISQESVQCSQQMKSLQTLAELVEKCSVNI from the exons AAACTCAGCCCATTTCAGGGTTGGACATACATGTAGGCACTGAGGAAGGAGAACTGTCCACAACAGAAGATGAATACTGTGTGCAGTACTTTGGATTTCACCCACAGACCTTCATGAATGGAA TGTACAATACAATGTGTGGGAATCTACAAGATGCCAGGACAACCCTAAATGATGCCATTCTCAGCACA TTCAGGGACACAGTGTCTCCCACAGAGCTGGAGGAAGTCTCATTCTGTCAGGGCCAGATAGCCATAGATCGCCTAAATACCAAGTTTGACAAGGCTGAG CTGTACCTGAACACCAATGTGTTCAACATTCCTTCCAACATTGTACTGCCAGAAGACCAGGTGCACACAGACAACCCCATGTCTCCAGGTGATATGGCAgctctggatcaacaaatcaagACAGTCACAGACAAAATCATAGCG GTGAAGTATGCAAACAGTGTACTGCAAGACAGATTGCAAGAGATTGAGTCATTGCAAGAACAGCTGGATAAAACTGTCACCAGCATGGATAAAGTTTATGTCACAA TCTCACAGGAGAGTGTCCAGTGCAGTCAGCAGATGAAATCTCTACAGACATTGGCGGAGTTGGTGGAGAAATGTTCTGTGAACATCTGA